tttttttagctttcttttaatttaaaattaaaaaaaatattaaaaatatatttatatagattatatatatatatatatatatatatgtatgtatgtatgtatatatatatatttcttttttaataataataaacataaaagacctaaaaccaaaaaaaaaaaaaaaaaaaaatcaataattaaaaaaaaaaaaaaaatattaaaaaaaaaaaaaaaaaaaaaaaatattaaaaaaaaaaatatttattaataaaaaaaaaaaaaaaaaaaaaaaataaaaaaattatttttttattatatttNNNNNNNNNNNNNNNNNNNNNNNNNNNNNNNNNNNNNNNNNNNNNNNNNNNNNNNNNNNNNNNNNNNNNNNNNNNNNNNNNNNNNNNNNNNNNNNNNNNNNNNNNNNNNNNNNNNNNNNNNNNNNNNNNNNNNNNNNNNNNNNNNNNNNNNNNNNNNNNNNNNNNNNNNNNNNNNNNNNNNNNNNNNNNNNNNNNNNNNNNNNNNNNNNNNNNNNNNNNNNNNNNNNNNNNNNNNNNNNNNNNNNNNNNNNNNNNttttattttttttttaatttaaaattaaaaaaaaaattaaaaatatattttaatagattaaatatatatatatatatatatatgtatgtatgtaagtatataaaaatatttcttttttaaaaataaaaaacataaaaaaactaaaaccaaaaaaaaaaaaaaaaaaaaatcacgtattaataaagaaaaaaatatattaataaaaaaaaaaaaaaaaagttatattaataaaaaaaaatatatattaataaaaaaaaagaaaaaaaaaaaaaattaaataactataattttattattatattttaataatacaaaatttCTAATCAAATCActgtttttataaaacatttaaaaaattaattttttttcattttcttcttttataaattttataaagccatattaataatatatgatatatatataaataatgttatagatatgttatattactatatatattataaatatatatatatatatatatatatatatatatataaagaagaagaaatacGTATTCTtccttatatttttttaaacgttaatattatatatattatattatatattttttttttttttttatttaaaaaaagtaaatgctataattaatacatatttaaagattttatataaaatcccatataactttttataacttatttatttttattttaattaatttttttcgttttataaatattatataaataaatataaataaatatatatataattattatattataatataatatattatacatattattattaaataattatatatattttaattaaatataaataaaaaattatattattttaaaataatatataagaagAAATTCCTAGAAGAAAACAAcaaatgtttttttattaatatatatattacttgttaaataaaaaaaaaaaaaaaaaaaatatatataagttgttgtcatttataaaaaataaaattataaatatttatataatttattatttttatattgttaaaaaaaatatattataattaatattatagtaaaaagaaatataatataacaatatttatatatatatataatataatattatattttatataataaaatattatttattaactatttataatatataaatataatttttgttagtctttctttttttcttcattttacttatcaaatttttttttgtaaaaaaaaaaaattaaattattaaaataaaatgaaataattaaaaaaataaatattattgtatattcattttctttataaaacttcttaatgattatattttttatgttttaaaatGATGTTATTGctatgaaaaaaaaaaatatatatatatatatatatatatatttgaaaaattaaatttgtatattttcacaagatattaatatatatatatatatatatatatatttttgtaaccttataaaaaagttgttaaatgtttattatataattaattgGAAACGTTACAAACGCATAACATTCTTTAAATGTGCAAgtctttattttatttatttatatatttgatttatttatatattttattgttatttatataatttagtttatttttattatttttttttttagtttaatatgtaatcatatttttataaaaagataaacaaatttttatgaattaataaaaaaaaaaaaaaaaaaaaaaaaaaaaaaattataaataaaaaaaaaaaaaaaaaaaaaaaaataaaaaaaaataaaaaaaaaaaaattttttttaaaaaaaaaaaaaaaaaaaaaaaaaaaaaaatataaaaatataaataaaaaaaNNNNNNNNNNNNNNNNNNNNNNNNNNNNNNNNNNNNNNNNNNNNNNNNNNNNNNNNNNNNNNNNNNNNNNNNNNNNNNNNNNNNNNNNNNNNNNNNNNNNNNNNNNNNNNNNNNNNNNNNNNNNNNNNNNNNNNNNNNNNNNNNNNNNNNNNNNNNNNNNNNNNNNNNNNNNNNNNNNNNNNNNNNNNNNNNNNNNNNNNNNNNNNNNNNNNNNNNNNNNNNNNNNNNNNNNNNNNNNNNNNNNNNNNNNNNNNNNNNNNNNNNNNNNNNNNNNNNNNNNNNNNNNNNNNNNNNNNNNNNNNNNNNNNNNNNNNNNNNNNNNNNNNNNNNNNNNNNNNNNNNNNNNNNNNNNNNNNtgattatattttttatgttttaaaatGATGTTATTGctatgaaaaaaaaaaatatatatatatatatatatatatatttgaaaaattaaatttgtatattttcacaagatattaatatatatatatatatatatatatatttttgtaaccttataaaaaagttgttaaatgtttattatataattaattgGAAACGTTACAAACGCATAACATTCTTTAAATGTGCAAgtctttattttatttatttatatatttgatttatttatatattttattgttatttatataatttagtttatttttattatttttttttttagtttaatatgtaatcatatttttataaaaagataaacaaatttttatgaattaataaaaaaaaaaaaaaaaaaaaaaaaaaaaaaattataaatagataaacaggaaaaagaaatatagTTACCAAAACTACCTAcaatatatcttttttttaaaataaattatatatatataatatatatatatatatatatatatccccaaaaaaaaaaaaaaaaattataataaatcctttaaattaaattctACAACATACATTAATTTACTGGGTGAAACTTTTCTTATCTGCAAAAAAAGagaagaataaaatattataaacatatataagaatatatataaatatgtacgtaatatatatatatatgtatgtgtgtttatatatattgatagatatacattattaatttgtatacactttatatatatatatatatatatatatatatatgtctCATTGTACCTCTGTAATTTTAATATCCTTTGGAAGTTGGTTAAAGTGGAgcaatatatttttttctgcatgttcataaaaaaattcagGTTTAgcaaaataataacaatgaATGAACACATTTCTTAgttcatcatttttttcttttttatattttttgaaaacATTAAGAAATTCCAAAGCTGTTTGAGGTAAATTCATTAATATGTGTATATCTTCATAGATGTTTAAGTTTATATCTATTTTATgattttcttcattttttgaattgtcaatattttcttctcgtattttttgatatttGAATTTGTGTTCATACATATCAGCGTATTGATGAATACTATTATTACCACtaacattaatattattattattattattattatcacatGTAATGTTTCTTTGatcattattatgatcACATGTAATGTTTCTTTgattattatcattatgaATGTAGGGACATTTTCTATCAGATATGTTATTCTCTTTTTCACAcgtattattattttgaatatggtttttatttttatttttatttttacttttatttttatcatttccCGTGAGAATATGGTTTTTACTATTCAAAACATCAAGcgatatatttttttgattttggtcatttatatataatgttaaaacgttattattttttgaaaaaatttttaaattaaataatttttctagAAATTCACGACCATCCATGTTATAggttaatatatttttatttttattcattgaaatatttatattcatatatttatatgcaTGTTCATTAATATCATTAGAAAAACATAAACAACTTTTTTTACTTAATGATAAACTAAATATACCAACACCACCAAAAACATCTATTATTATAGAATTGTCTTTTAccaaattatatatacgatctcgttctttttttaattttgaattccaatatattaattcataatttaattttactcttatattattctcTTTTAATTGAGTAACATAATTGTTCTCACCTGCTAAAAGTTCAATATTAAATGTTCTATGAGTATTATTCAATATgtcctttttatttatcactgtttttatacttttattcttatctaatattatttcggctattatttttttacaagACTCTAATTTATCACAAAAATTTAAATGTGCTATATGACCTATTATTTCAAACTTGTgtattatttcatttatagATGGAAATATCTTCCTCAAAATTTCTGATGtgttcatattatcataacCAAATTCTAATTTTACTTTCTGAAATTTTATATCCTCTTCTTTTATCAATTCAAATAATTCTTCTATATATTCGAACTTGtgcatattatatataatttctatGTCATCTTTATCCTTCTTAAAATCCTCACACAAATTCTCTACagaatttttattttcatcatgTTCATTTATTTCGTCATCGTTTATCAATGTTTCACATAATTTCTCATCAcacattataatattatcaacTGCTTGCTCTTTCTCTTTTTGCCTGTACTGTTCAGGTGAATTGTTCTTACACATGATAATATTACCAACTTGTTGTTGTTTCTCTTTTTGCCTGTACTGTTCAGGTGAATTGCTATTACACATGATAATATTACCAACTTGTTGTTGTTTCTCTTTTTGCCTGTACTGTTCAGGTGAATTGTCATTAAACAGATGAGACATtgatttaatattatttttcgTATAAATCCCATCATCATGTATGCTTTCTTCCCTTTGTTTATAAAAGAGTTCAAgtaaaattttattaaaaaaatcgTTGAGCGGAATTAGTCTAAAATCTTCTTCATTAAAGTTTGATTGACTTTTAAAGTATTCATTcgaaaaaaatatattcatattgttACACGTTTGATTATCATTAtgatcattattataattgCCATTCTCACTTTCATTCTTAGCATTTTGGtgatttctttttttcaagtagttattataaataaaatttagcatatgattatttttatcattatgaTCATTTTGCAGGAAACAATTTTTATActctttatattttaaaacggaaggaaatttataaatatctaATAGCCAGAATTTAGCTCTTTTGttctttaatattttatttactttatatttatctagTAATAGGCAGTACGTATGTTTCTCGTATTTAACCTTTTCCTTCACATCATCTAAATTTTTAACATTGAAAGAATTTGTCATGTtttgaaaattatataaattattcctttttattcttatgcaaaatattatttcaacataagaaataaagaaaaataaatacagTGAGAGAAAAAGGGATTTAAAAAACATCAACAAgcataattaataatatgaataaataaataaaatatatattatatatatatatagatatatatttaccatatgttaaaaagcagaacaaaaaaattaaaataaaaatataaaaatataaaaatattttattttatttttatatataaaagaatagAAGTTCAGAAATAACAACTTCTGCAAcaagataaatatattaattatttttacatattacaaaatgatgataaatatcaaggtaaaataaataacatatatatattatatatatatatatatatatatatatatatatatatataatgcGAATTAATCTATGGGAAGTAgaaaacatttttaattttttaactattgatgattttttttttataaagtaaaaatatatctacataatttatatacctatgcaaataataatcattaaggaatatattattcaaataaataaacaaattaattattcattacattacttaaataatatatatatatatatatatatatatatatatttatatataagaatttattcatatcaaaattttaaataattggcacctatatttttttatgtttggaaagagaaaaagaaaaaagaaaaatcgaaatattatattttaatcTTTTACATTAATATGATGTCATtctataaaatataataagaatattaGGATCTATGAAATGtaagtattttttttattttattttccaaaattttcttttaatttataacTTAGATATGGTgttaacatattttatataaatcattCTAAGGGTAAAATTTCTTATTCTTTGATTAActaacataaataatatatatatatatatatatatataatgttgctattttattatatatataaaatcatTCAAACTAAATTTAAAGTAATGTcctgttttttttttataagatcgttataattttaagtcctttatatttcagtatcattattaagaatggtagaatataaaaatattatacatatatatatacttatatattttttttttccttcattttttttatttattgactcttaaaaaaggatataaaGTTGTGCATGTCAAGTGCACCGTAttataagatatattataaatacatttatatatggagaatacataaaatatagtAAAACTATTAGGGTTagtataatattaatatagtataaataatatattatttaaagaGGACAATACAGTATCGACATATTATTCGTTActcttatattttttaaatctcCCTCTAAGGTATTAAAAAGTTGATTTTAAAATTCTTCATACGTTTTTtgaattaataatttttgtatataatttttttgtaaaataaatacataaacatatatatatatatatatatatatatatatatatatatgtttttatttatatttatttattttatctgtgatcttattaaatatattttgcgtacacaaaaaaatacgttcataatatatgtgtaagggtaaaataattatatatatatatttgtcttaaaaaaaattgtagCACTATAATAgcatattcatatatttattatatatataatatatatatacaaccTCCAagtaaattttttttgtttttatttttgtttctttttgttttggTCCCTATGCCAAAGTcataagaaatataatataataataatatttagagataaaataaaaaatacaatattataaaatacattcatacattcatatatatatatatatatatatatatatattatatgtacatcatttttatgtacacacacatatacgttgaatatatatatgtatatattatatatataaagatatattattatatacatttcaCTATATATTTGATTATAATACGCATATGTTTtagtaaaatatattttttatattataaacaaaaaaaaaaataataataataaagtcAGGGAAAGCTCAtattaagaatatattaataaataaatatacatatatatatatatatatatattacttttatgtgaataaataaataatgcTTGTAACACAagtatatacatatgtgtAAACATATTCACACACATAAGTTcgcatatatatttataatatacttAAATATCATATTGTCTGTATTTCTCATAAATTGTTATTATGTACTCTCgttaaaatatttaagaaTGAATAC
Above is a genomic segment from Plasmodium reichenowi strain SY57 chromosome 9, whole genome shotgun sequence containing:
- a CDS encoding met-10+ like protein, putative, giving the protein MFFKSLFLSLYLFFFISYVEIIFCIRIKRNNLYNFQNMTNSFNVKNLDDVKEKVKYEKHTYCLLLDKYKVNKILKNKRAKFWLLDIYKFPSVLKYKEYKNCFLQNDHNDKNNHMLNFIYNNYLKKRNHQNAKNESENGNYNNDHNDNQTCNNMNIFFSNEYFKSQSNFNEEDFRLIPLNDFFNKILLELFYKQREESIHDDGIYTKNNIKSMSHLFNDNSPEQYRQKEKQQQVGNIIMCNSNSPEQYRQKEKQQQVGNIIMCKNNSPEQYRQKEKEQAVDNIIMCDEKLCETLINDDEINEHDENKNSVENLCEDFKKDKDDIEIIYNMHKFEYIEELFELIKEEDIKFQKVKLEFGYDNMNTSEILRKIFPSINEIIHKFEIIGHIAHLNFCDKLESCKKIIAEIILDKNKSIKTVINKKDILNNTHRTFNIELLAGENNYVTQLKENNIRVKLNYELIYWNSKLKKERDRIYNLVKDNSIIIDVFGGVGIFSLSLSKKSCLCFSNDINEHAYKYMNINISMNKNKNILTYNMDGREFLEKLFNLKIFSKNNNVLTLYINDQNQKNISLDVLNSKNHILTGNDKNKSKNKNKNKNHIQNNNTCEKENNISDRKCPYIHNDNNQRNITCDHNNDQRNITCDNNNNNNNINVSGNNSIHQYADMYEHKFKYQKIREENIDNSKNEENHKIDINLNIYEDIHILMNLPQTALEFLNVFKKYKKEKNDELRNVFIHCYYFAKPEFFYEHAEKNILLHFNQLPKDIKITEIRKVSPSKLMYVVEFNLKDLL